DNA from Thermomicrobium roseum DSM 5159:
CCGTGCGTGACGCCGCCTTGAATGCTGGCGCACGCCGGGCCTACCTGATCGCTGAGCCACTCGCTGCCGCCATCGGCGCACGGATCCCGATCGCCGATCCGAGCGGCAACATGGTGATCGACATCGGTGGGGGAACGACCGAAGTCGCCATCATCTCCCTGAACGGCATCGTGGTCGCCAAATCGGTCCGCATCGGCGGGAACCATCTCGACGACGCGATCGCCGCCTACATCAAGAAAAAGCACAACCTGCGGATCGGCGAACGCACGGCCGAGGAGATCAAGATCGCCATCGGCTCGGCGCTGCCGGTGGAAGACGACATGGTGATGGATGTCCGAGGGCGCGACGAAGTCACGGGCCTACCCCGGACCATCCAGGTGCATGCGAACGAAGTGGTCGAGGCGATCGCCGAGCCGCTGGAAGCCATCCTCACTACCGTCCGTGCTGTCCTCGAGGAAACACCGCCCGAACTCGCCTCCGACATCATCGACAAGGGAATGGTCTTGACCGGTGGCGGCGCATTGCTGCGCAACTTGGACCGCTTGCTGACCGAGGTGACTGGTGTCCCCTGCTTCGTCGCCGATGATCCCCTCAGCTGTGTCGCCATCGGCACCGGGCTGGCGCTGGAATACTTCGATGTCATCCGCGATAGCCTGGAAGAGGTCTAGGTGAGAGCGTAGTACTCCGCTTCCTCTCCCCCGCAGGCGATCACGGCATGGATGTGCCGCACGGCCCAGCGCTGACTGGTCCAGAGCAAGCGAGCGACTGCCTCGTCGAGATCACACCAGGCGTAGTCGTCATGGGCTTGCGACAACCGGACAGCTGCCCGCGGCTCGACCAGCGCGGCGAAGGCAGGGGCGAGAACGATTGCGTCGCTGGCATGATCGTAGAATTGGGCGATGTAGTCCGCCGAGTAGAGTTTCTGTGGCACCAGCCCAGTCTGCTCCAGGAGTTCGCGCGCCGCTGCGTCGAGCGCACGCTCGTTCGGCAAAATCCGCCCATGGACAGCGTGCCACGTTCCGCCGAGCGGCGCATCTTCGCGGCGACGCAACAGGAGGAACTGTACCTCGTGGGCGGGACGCTGCGGCAGACGACGGAAAACATAGACATCGACGAGATCGGCCACGATGCGCGGCATCGTTCCCCATATCCTCCGCACTGGCCCGGCGAGAGCCGGTCGTCCCCCGACGTACAGAGCGAGGATAGCACGTCACCGGAAGAAGCTCACCAGCGATGTCGACGGCGCCACCATTGGTAGCGGAGCCAGCCAAGGAGTCCCCGGCGCGGTGGGGGGAGGTCGATGTCGCGGCCGCGCCAGCGTCGCGCCGAAGAGGGTGCCCAGGAGTTTCCGCGGACGAACTGGCGCACGACGGGCGTGAAGAAGGAGAGCAAGCTGGCGATGGCGAGGAGCATCGCTAGGGTGCGCGACCAGTCGCTGACCAGCACAGCGAGCAGCGCGAGCAGGAACGCCGCTGCCAACAGCACCGTATTTTCCGGCAACGAAAAGTGTGTCCCGGGAAACCGACGACGCGCTCGCGGAAAGCGTGGTCGTCGCACCAGACGCAGCGCACGTCGCCACCACGGCTCGCGCTCCGCTTTCTCCAAAATCTCGAGAATCTGCTGTTCCAAGCGGGACGAGCGGCGTTCCTGCGGCATGGTCGGCCTCCTCAGTCCTTGCACTGCGGTGCGCGCGCGAGCGTTGCCACAGCCGCGATGGCTCGATCGATCTCTTCCTCGGACGTCGACCATCCAGGCGAAAGGCGGACGGTTCCACAAGGATACGCGCCGATGGACCGGCAGGCCTCGCTGGCACCGTGGAGCCCTGCCCCGACCAGAATGGCGAAGTCCCGCTCCAGCGCACGCGCCAGGTCGAGCGGTCGCCATCCCTCCACCTGGAACGAGACGAGAGCGACGCGAGAAGCGGCCTGAGCCGGCGTGAACAGCCGCACACCCGGGAGAGCGCTGAGGCCGGCAACGAGTCGCTCGGTGAGCACGCGAGCGCGCTCCCCCGTACTGGCCAGGCCAGTCCGTGCCAGCCAGTCCACGGCCGCCCCTAAAGCAGCCAGTCCGATCGTATCGAGTGTCCCGGTCTCGTACCGCTCCGGGAGGCTGCGCGGCCCCGCGTCGTCCGGCGACTCGGTTCCTGTCGCCCCATCGCGCAGCGGAACGAGCTCGGACGGGTCGATGCGCGGGCCGACGACCAGCGCCCCAGTTCCCGGAGGGCCGAGCAGCCACTTGTGCCCGCTGAGCGCGACCAAATCGGCACCCAGGGCATCGATGGCCAGCGGAATGACTCCCGCCGTCTGGGCTGCATCGATCAGGACAAAGGCCCCGCGAGCATGCGCGAGCTCGACGATCTCGCTGACCGGCTGGATCGCACCCGTCACGTTGGAGGCGTGGCAGACGACGACGAGACGCGTATTGGGGCGCAACGCGCGGCGCACATCGTCCGGATCGACTGTCCCATCGGCCCCGACCGGCACGCGCGTGGTGGTGACACCGAACACTTCGAGTGCCCGCAACGGTCTCCGCACCGCATCGTGCTCGAGCGCGGTCGTCACCACGTGGTCACCCGGGCCCAGCAACCCCTTGAGCGCGAGATTGAGCGCATCGGTACCGCTGGCCGTGAAGACGACACGCCGCGGATCAGCCACACCGAGGAACGCCGCTAGTCGCTGCCGAGCTTGCTCGACCGCTTCCCAGGTCGCCCGCGCCAGCCGGTGCCCTGTCCGGACGGGAGCACCGCTCGCCGTCGCCAGGAAGCCAGCGAGCGTTTCGCGCACGACATCCGGTTTGGGCCAGCTGGTCGTGGCGTTGTCCAAATAACTCATCATCCCCGTCACATCCCGATGTACCGCGCGTAGAGCACGCGGGCAATCGCAGGATCGGTCGTCCCACGCACGATGGCTCGTCCGTCCGGGAAGACCGTCAACTCATAACCCTCCACCATGAATCGTATCAGGTACGGGTTATGCTGGAGCGACCCGAGTGCCGACAGGCGCTCAGCGAGCGCTGCCAGATCGAGCGAGACGGCGGGTCGCACGACGACCTGGACGGCATCGCGTCCGCACAGGGAGACGATGCGATTCGCCACCTGCTGGCGGAGGAAGGCACGCTCGCCTCGGCCACAAGCCGGGCAATCCGACCGGCGCTCCACGGCGATGCGCGCGATCTCCACCTTCCAGAGATCGATGGAGAGCAGGCCAGGGTTGCGAGCGGCCCGGTCGCCCACGAGGAGCTTGAGCGTCTCGCTAGCTTGCAGGGCACCGACCAGCGCCGCAGCGGGGCCGAGCACACCGACCGTGTCACAGGTGGGAACGCTGCCTGGTGCTGGCGGATCGGGGAACAGGCAGCGAAGGCAGGCTGTCTCGTCGGGAACGATCGTCATCGTGGAGCCATGTGTCCCGATCACGCCACCGTAGACCCAGGGTCTCCCCAATTCCAGCGCTGCATCGTTCAAGAGGTAGCGTAGCTCGAAGTTGTCGCTCCCATCGACCACGACATCGACGTCGGCAATTAGCCCAGTGATGGATGCCGCATCGACATCGAGGACAACCGGCTCCACCGCGATCGCCTGATCGATCCGCTGGACGGCTCGCGCGGCCGCGACCGCCTTCGGGAGCGCGGCCCGCACGTCCTCTTCCTCGTAGAGCGCCTGACGCTGCAGGTTCGTCCACTCGACCACGTCGCGATCGACCAGCCGGAGGAAGCCGACACCCGCTCGGGCGAGCAGCATGGTCGTGTGACTCCCGAGTGCCCCCAGCCCGAGGACGCAGACGCGTCCCGCTCGGATGCGGGATTGGCCAGCTCGTCCGATGACCGGGAGAAGGATCTGACGGTGATGGCGCTCTGCTGACTCGTCGCTGGTCATCGCGTGTTCCCGCCCTCTCGATATATATGGTACAGTTGCCATCCGGCTCGTCCCAAGCGGGCTGGCCACTGCTCCCGTGCGTCCGAGGAGCAGCGGCCCGGCTCGCTCTCATGGGGTGCCGCAATCGACGGATGAGGAGAGAGCACGCCCGTGAATACCGTTCGCCTGACTGTCGTCGCTCGCGACGGCGTCGCGAGTTTCCTCGGTCCTGGTCACGCGATCAAGATGCTGGCGGCTGCCTGTAGCCGCAATCCGGTAACCTTGACCGAGCTCCTCGACTACACGACCCCCTTCGACGCCGATTTCGTCGAAGGTGTCCGGGCCGGATTGGCAGTGTTCGATGAGCACAACAGTGCCGAGAACGCCACAGCCTTCCACACGGTCGTCCAGCTCCTCAGTCCGGACCGGCTTCCCCCCTTCCGCGTCATCGACGAGCTGACCCGCTCGCTGAGTCTTCAGCCGGTCGGTGTCGGCCTGGTGCTCTACAACCTGAAAGCTCGCCGGATCGTTCAGCTCGTCAACCAGTACGGGGAACTGCTGCGGCAGGATCGCGGACGGATCCGGCGCGGCGGCGAGCCGACACGCCTGCTCTACACGTATCGCCTACCGGACGACTGGCGGATCCTGCCCTAGCGATCGCGCTCCGGCTTTTGCCGCTCACGCTCCGGGAGCGAGCGGCGGCGCGTCAAGAGTCCACCCAAGAACAGCTGCTGCAGGTGCTGGCCGACCGAGAGTTGGGACATTTCACCCGCGGTATCCTGTAGGAGCTCACCGGGACGTCGCTCCTGCGTCGCCCACTCGGCGCGGGCATCGCGCGCCTGCTCGAAGGCAGCCTCCAGCTCTCGCAGCGCATCCTCCGAGCCAGCGGCGATCAGCGCGCGCAGGCTTTCCAACTCGGCGATCGCCGCATCGAGCCAGCGGGTGATCGCTGGTGCATTGGTCGCGCAGATGTCGCGGTACATGCGGGGGCTGCCAGCTGCCAGGCGCGTGGTGTCGCGGAACCCTCCCGCCGTGAGCTGGCGCATCTCCCGCCAGGCGACATCGCGGCTGGTGACCCGCATGAGGGCGACGGAGAGCAGGAACGGCAGGTGGCTGATCGCCGCCACGTAGGCATCGTGCTCCTCGGCATCGAGAAAACGCGGCTCGGCGCCGAGCGCCGCGACCAGCCCCAGCACCGTCTCGATCGCCTCGCGGCTGGCAGTGAGCGACGGCGTCACTACCCAAATCGCTCCCCTAAAGAGATCAGCATCGGCACCTTCGATGCTCTGCGTTTTGCCGGCCATCGGGTGACCGCCCACGAAGTGCAGCCGTGACGGCAAGCGCTCGGCTGCCCAGCGCAGGACAACCGCCTTGGTGCTGCAGGTATCGGTCACGACTGCTCCGTCGGGCGCGTGCTCGGCGATCGCCGAAAAGACCTCCGGTACCGCACTCGGTGGCGTGGCCACGACGATGAGATCAGCGCCAGTCAGGGCCTCCGGTAGCGTCCAGGTCGTCCGGTCGACTGCCTTGATGCGCTTGGCCTCGTTCTGGTGCAGGAGTTCGATGTCGTAGCCGACGACTGTCAGCGGCACACCGCGGGCCTGGGCAGCCGCCCACCGCTTGAGCCCAAGCCCGATCGAGGCCCCGATGAGTCCCAGTCCGACGATGGTGATTTGCTGCATGACGACTCCTCTGTGCTGTTCCGGCAACCCCCTGCTCTACCCAGCTCGGTGCAGCTGACACGCGTCCCCACCCGTCGAGACGCGCGCCGGCCCGAGAGGTGCTCTGCTCCGGAGCAGGGATCGGCTGCTGGCCGCCTGACCGCCGTGTCCACGCCGTTCGATCCTATCATATCAACGCCGAACCAGTTCGAGATCGACCGTCCGGATCCAACCGTCGCGTCCATCGGGGAGCTCGAGATGCAGCCAGGTCGCGTTGCCGACCTGCTCCTGCTCGCCGAGAAAACGGAGCTCGGTACCCGGTTCCAGGACAGCGACGACCTGGTACTGCGTTCCCGGCCCAGCCCGGAAATTGACTTGCGATCCCTGAGCAACACGGTGCGTCGCCTGCCACGCCGGCGTGGGCGTCACCGCAGGTGACGCTACCGGAGTCGGACTGGGACGCGGTGCGAGCGCCGCCGGAGTCACGGCTGGAGTGCCGGTCACCGTCGGCGTGACCGCGGGAAGACGCGAGACGAAGTCGCTGAAGACAGGCGCGAGCCGTGCGTAGATCCACACGAAGCCCGCCAGCGCGATGAAGATCGCCAGTCCCATCGCCAGGCCCAGCCAGATACCGGACTGGCGCGAACGATGGCGCAGGCGGGCAGAAAGCTCTCGATCGATCACCGTCTCGCTCCGGACCGATGCTCCACGAAGCGCCAGCGCACGCTGGCCGCGCTGCGCAGTATAGCGCAGGCTGCGGTAGACTCGTGCCGAACTCGACGCGATCCCGCGGCCGCAGGAAAGGAGCCGACCATGGCGGACTTCAAGAACTATATCGATGGCAAGTGGGTCGAGGCGAAGAGCGGTGCCACGTACGAACGCCGCAACCCCGCGACGGGCGAACTCATCGGCACCTACGCCAGGAGCGGCCCGGAGGACGTCGCCGCGGCGGTGGAGGCGGCCAAGGCAGCCTTCGATCGCTGGCGCAAGCTCCCCGCGCCCAAGCGCGGAGAGATCCTCTTCCGTGTCGGCCAGCTCCTCATCGAGCGCAAGGAACAGCTGGCACGCGAGATGACCGAGGAGATGGGCAAGGTTCTTACCGAGGCCCGAGGCGACGTCCAGGAAGCGATCGACATGACCTTCTACATGGCGGGTGAGGGTCGCCGCCTCTGGGGCCAGACGACTCCTTCCGAGCTCCCCCACAAGTGGAACATGACGCAGCGTCGGCCGATCGGCGTGGTCGGGCTCATCACGCCGTGGAACTTCCCGATCGCCATACCGGCCTGGAAGATCATGCCGGCGCTGATCTGCGGAAACACGGTCGTCTTCAAGCCCGCCAGCTACACAGCGCGCTCGGCTGTCCGACTCGTCCAAATCTTCGAGGAAGCCGGTTTGCCGCCCGGCGTGCTCAACCTCGTCCTCGGAACCGGCGAGACGGTGGGGACCGCGCTCGTCCAGCACCCGGACGTCGCGCTCATCTCCTTCACCGGGTCCAACGAGGTCGGCCAGCAGGTCGCCGTCGAGTGTGCGCGATTGGGCAAGCGCGTTTCGTTGGAAATGGGTGGGAAGAACGCCATCATCGTGATGGATGACGCGAACCTCCGGCTCGCCCTGGACGGGATCGTCTGGAGTGCTTTCGGGACCTCCGGCCAGCGCTGCACGGCAGCCAGCCGCGTCATCGTGCACGAGGCGGTCTTCCGCGAGCTCGCCGATCAACTCGACGCGCGGGTGAGCCGGCTCAAGCTCGGCAACGGCCTCGACCCCACGACCGACGTCGGCCCGGTCGTGAGCGAGAGCCAGCTCGAGCGTGTCCACCGCTACGTCCAGATCGGCGTCGAAGAAGGGGCGCAGATCTTGACCGGTGGACAGATCGCGCGCGACGGGGACCTGGCACGCGGCCACTTCCACCAGCCGACCATCTTCGTCGATGTGCGCCCCGAGATGCGGATCGCCCAGGAAGAGATCTTCGGACCAGTCACCGCGCTCATCCGGGTGCGCAGCCTCGAGGAAGCGATCGCGGTCTGCAACGGCGTGCGCTATGGTCTCTCGGCCTCGATCTTCACCCGCGACATCGACAAGGCATTCCGTGCCATCGAGGACGTCCATACCGGCATCTTCTACGTCAATGCCGGTACCATCGGAGCGGAAATTCATCTCCCGTTCGGCGGTACCAAGGCGACCGGGAACGGGCACCGCGAGGCAGGGCAGGCTGCACTCGACGTCTTCAGCGAGTGGCAGTCGATCTTCATCGACTACAGCGGTCGCCTCCAGCGCGCTCAGATCGACGTCGAGCAGCTCACTGCTGACGACTGACCGCCGCTGCCGAGCGGAACGATCGCGCGAGCCGGCTCCCCACCGAGCCGGCGCGCTGCTTTCCTCACTGGACACAGGCGAACCGAGACACGAGGCGACCGACATGGTCATTGGCCAGAAGTGCCGGTGCCCGAGAAGGACGACGCGTCACCGGCCGGGACGGCGCCCACTGGCCAGCCTGATCGGTCGACAGGGCACTCGTCACCGAGGTCAGTCCCAGTCGCGCGGTCGCTGGCCGATGACCAACCGCTGCACGCCATGCCAGGACACTGGCTCACCCAACCGGCTACCGAATGGGCGTCAGCCCCAGTGTCTGAGCGAGCTCGCGCAAGATGTCCAGGTGCGCCTGCGGGGAGGATAATCCGAGCCCCATCGTGTTGATGCAGAGGTGCGTCGCCCCGAGACGACGCCAGGCCTCGATCTCGGCCAGCCACGCTGCCCGTGGCACCTGCGCGAGTGTCAGGCGTCCTTCGAGCCCGAAGCGAGCGGGATCGCGGCCAGCTGCCACGAGCCATTCCCGCAGCTCCTCGACCATGGCGTGGAGTTCGGCAGTCGGACGCCATTGCGGCATCCAGCCATCGGCCAGGCGCGCCGCCCGCCGGCGCGCCGCCTCGGACATCCCGCCCAGCCAGATCGGGATCGGCCGCTGGACAGGCAACGGGTTCAGGCCGACCGCCGGCAGCCGGTGCCAGCGTCCCTCGAAGCTGACGATCGGCTGTGTCCAGAGCAACCGCAGCACGGTGATCTGCTCTTCCTCCCGCCGGCCACGCGTGTGAAAGTCCATGCCGAGCGCGATGTACTCCGCCTCGTTCCAGCCGACTCCCACACCGAGCCGCAGGCGCCCGCCCGAGAGCACATCCACCTCCGCCGCCTGCTTGGCGACCAGCACGGTCTGCCGTTGCGGCAAGATGACGACGCCAGTGACCAACTCGAGGTGACGCGTCACTGCCGCGAGATACCCGAACAGGACGAACGGCTCGTGGAACTGATGCCTCGCATGGTACGGACCGCGCCACCCGGGGTAGTGAGCGAGATCCACGCCGACGACATGCTCGTAGGTCAACAGATGCGTGTACCCGAGCTCCTCGACAGTTTCGGCATACGCGCGGATCACGGCCGGATCGCTGCCGATTTCGGTCTGCGGGAAAACCACGCCGATCCGCATGACCAGCCCCTTTCCGATCGCGCTCGGACGCGCGCCAGGACGTCCACCGCTCGACTGTACCGGAACGAGCGCTTTCCGTCAGCGGAGTCCGCCGAAGGCACCGGCACGCGGCAAAACGGCGCCCGCTGCGACCAGGGATGCATTAGCCGGCACTGCCTCCTGCGGCAGCGCGCGAGAAGAGCCGCCTACCTGCCACCAGCAGCGGTGGCACGCGCCGATCGCACCGGCCAGGCCGACCGAGCCGAGAACCGCACCGTGGGCGAACGGTCGCGGCGCGAGAGAACCCATCGTGGCAGAATAGACCGTGGCGATCCAACGCCTGCGATGAGGAAGCGGCGAGACGGTCGCGCGTGCCGGCCCTCCCAGACCGGCGGGTCAGGCACCGCCTGACCCCTACCAGACGGGGCCGGTGGCACCGACCCGTGGCGCACGACTCCCCGACCGGCGAACACGGCGCCCTATCCCTGTAGGGGCGAGGCGCTGCCTCGCCCGCCGCGCCACAGGCGCGGGAAACGCACGGCACACCCTGGCCGGCGGTGATCGCTCTGTGACACTGGCTGACAGGCCACGAGTGTCTCTGCCGGCCCTGGCGGGCCGGTGGGTCAGGCACCGCCTGACCCCTATGGAGCGGGGTACCGCCCCACCGTGGTGCCCATGTGCCCGACGCGAATGGGTTCGCCCACCTTGTAGGGGCGAGGCGCTGCCTCGCCCGACCGCGCCGATAGGCGCGGCGATTCCGCGTGGCCGACACGTCTCGCCCGACACGCAGCGCCGATCAGCCGAGCGGCCCTCTCCACGATCGCCCGGCCGTGAACGGCCGGGCTCAGTCCCCAAGCCGGCTGGAGCCGGCTGATCCACACGGCCCCTGCACCCAGCCGATCGACCCAGGCGCCTGTGCACCTCACAGCCCCCTTCAGGGGGCTTGCGGACTGAGCCCGGGGCTTCAGCCCCGGGCGTTCGCTGCCGACCGCCCCGGCAGCGATGGTTGAAGCACCACCGCACCCTTTGGCGTCGATCTGCCGGCCCTGCGGGCCGGCGGGTCAAGCACCGCCTGACCCCTACAAAACGGGGATCAGGTGCCGCCTATCCGTGCAGGCATGCGCTGCACCGGGGTCGCCACCGCATAACCCCGTAGGGGCGAGGCGCTGCCTCGCCCGCCGGGCGGGACGCCCGGCAATCCACCCCGGCCCCCGACGGCGACGCATCTTTGCGGGCGATCGCCCGTGTGTGATCCGGGGCACCGTGAGTCGACTCCGCACACCGTCGACCGGCGATGGCGTGATGGCCGGCCCTCCGGGCCGGCGGGTCAGGCAGCGCCTGACCCCGACAACACGGGGCGGTACCACCTACCCGTGGGGCACAGCTGCCTCACGGGGGACGTGCTAGCCAGCCCTGCCGGGACGGTGCGTTGCATCGCCCAACTGCGCCGCAGGCGCCGCACGGCGAGCGGCCGCTGCCCGACGCCAGCGCGCCAACGAACACGATGGTCAGGCCGCCGACCGGAGAGCTGGCCCGGCACCGCAATGCCGACCTCGGCCCGCCGGCTCGGTACCTACTCCGGGGTCGATCACCGATGACTTGCTGCGCGAGATCTCTTCTTGCTATGCTTGCTCATCTTTTTTCGGTGTTCTGCGAAAGGACGAACAGCATGGCCCGCCTCGCGCCGATCGCACTCCTCGCGTTCGCGGTTACGCTCGCCTGCGGGGGACCGGCGGCACCGACCGCCACGCCACCCGCACCCGCGGCGACGCCGACTTCGCTCGCGCCACTCGCGTCGCCGACACGACTGACCCCGGCACCGTCACCGGGGGCGGCCATCCAGCCGTCCCTGCCCGCACCACGCGACGCCATCGACGAAAAACTCCTCGCCTGGTCCACCGCTTGGGCGACTGTCCAACGATTCAGCGTCGAAATCGAGACCAAGGACGCAGCGGGTATGGTCTACAACCGATCGATCATGCGCGTCGTCCGCCCTGACCGGTATCACTTGACCAACCTGGATCTGGAGACACGCCAGCCACGCACACAGACGATCGTGATCGGCAGCAAGACGTGGGTGAAGCTCGCCGGAAGCGACCGGTGGGAATCGTTCGACGGCCAAGGCGCTTACGACTTCGGTCAGGCGTGGAACCCCGACAGCCTCTTGAAAGAGCGCGCCGCCGGTGCGACGCACTCGTTCGAGCAACTCGCACCCGAGACGATCGACGGTGTTCCGTGCGAGCGCTGGCAAATCGTCAGCGAACTGCCGGGCGCGGTCACGCTCACGTACAGCGTCTGGATCGCCGAGTCGGATCGCTTGCCGCGGCAGATCGCGTACGTGCAACCGGACGGGCTCACCCAGCTGCAGCGTTACAGCTACAACCAGGACTTCGACATCCAGCCACCGCAATGAGTCGGGCGCTCCCCCGGCTCGCTACCAGGAGACCGCTGCCCCTGCCGCGCCGGTCATCGCGACAGGGCAGCGGCCCCCTATGGACACGGTGAACAGGCACCGGAGCGCCATTCCTCTCGGCTGGCGCGCTCGCCCGGTCCCCGCACTTGACGATGCGATGCCTCTCGCCGAAACTGGAGCTTGCGAGACCAGTCACCGACGGAAAGGACCGTGCCGATGCACCGCCTGGCTCTCCTGGCCAGCCTGCTCCTCGCCCTGGCAATCACCGGCTGCGCCGCGCCGGTTCGCCCGACCCCGACGCCTCTGCCCCCGACGCCGACTCCGGTCCCACAGGGTGCACCGGCCGTGCAGGGCGCCGACCGCGCGCGGCTCGCCGCCTGGGCCAGCGCGTGGGAGGCCGTCGAGCGCTTCCGCGCCGAGATCACCGTCATCGACCAGTCAGGGCGCGTGCAGCAGCGCGTCCAGCTGGCAGTCGTCCTCCCCGACCGACTGCACGCGTTCCAGCTCGATCCGGCGACCGGTCAGCCGACCCTCGAATGGATCGTCATCGGCGATGCCGGCTGGATCAAGCAGGGGGACCGCTGGCAACTCGGCCAGATCCGCGGGCCGCTCGACCTGGCCCAGCTCTATGACCCCTCCTCGCTGGCCGAAGCGCGCGACGCGAGCGCTGGTGGCGCGACCGTCACGATGGAAGAACTCGCCCCGGAGACGCTCGATGGTGTTCCCTGCCAGCGCTGGTCGATCACGGTGACACCGGTTGGGCAAGCCACCAACCGGATCACCCTCTGGCTGGGCCAGGACGACCAGCTGCCGCGGCAACTGCGCACCGAATACCCGGACGGATCGGTCCTGCTGCTCCGGTATTGGGGCTTCGGCGAGGCGATCGAGATCCAGCCACCAGCCGAACGCTGAGGCCAGCTGGTCGCGGATCGAGCGCGGGAAGGCCACGATGGAGGGAACGGCGATCGCGTTGCTCGCAGCCAGCGGCGTCATCCTCCTGGCACTCGGCGTGCTCCTCGGCCGTCTTCTGGCACGGGGACCGGCTGCTCCCCCACCGGATCTCGGGTCGCTTTCCGCCACGCTCGCGCTCCTCCAGGAGGCAGCGCGATCACATGCCCAACAGTTGCAGGAGCTGGGGCGATCCGTCCGCGAGATCGCGCTGACCACAGGGCAACTCCAGACCCGCCTCCAGACGAGCGAAGAGCGGCACGGGCAGCTCAGCGCCGGGCTGGAGAAGCTCAACCTGGTCGTCGGCGAGCTGCGCAGTGGGCTCGCCGCCATCCATCGGCAACAGGACCAGACCGCTGGCCGGCTCGACCACCTCCAGCAAGCCCTGGCCGCTGCCCAGCAAACGCTCAGCGAACTCCGCCGCTCCGACGAGGAGGCCCGTCGCCAGCAGGAAGAACTCGGCCGCTTCGTCGCGCGACTCGATGCCATCCTGACCGGTTCCGCATCGCGCGGCGCGGCTGGCGAGCACATCCTGGAGACCTTTCTCGAGCAGCTGCCAGCCGAGTTCAAGGTGTTCGATCTGCCGATCCGTAACCGGCGCGTCGAGTTCGCTTTTCGCCTTCCCAACGGCAAGCACGTGCCGGTCGATTCCAAATGGGTCGGTGCCCGCCAGCTGACCGAACTGGACGAGACCGCTTCCGCGGAAGCGCGCCGCGAACTCGAGCAACTTCTCGACCAGCGCGTCGAAGAGGTGCGGGCCTATCTCGATCCTGACCTCACGCTCGGTTTCGCGGTCATCGCCGTGCCGGACGCCGTCTACCGCTGGACCCAGCGTCGGCACGCGCACGCCCTCGCCAAGGGAGTGATCGTCATCAGCTACAGCATGGCTATCCCCTATTTCCTGACGCTCCTCCATCTCGCCCTGCGCTTCCTGCGCGACGAAGAGACGATGCGCATCTCGCAGCTGGCTCACCAGCTGGAGCAGGCCCTGCAGGCCATTCAGCAGGAACTCAACGGCCGCTATGCAAAAGGCCTCACCATGCTGCAGAATAGTCGCGACGCGCTGGCCGAGCAGACTGCCAGAGCGCTGGGGACGCTCCGCCAGCTCCAGACGCTCGGCCAACCAGGCGGGCCAGCCGCGCTCGCCGAGCGGAACGAGGACGAGGCTAGTGCCCAAAGCGAGTGAGCACTGGGAACGGATCGAGGCGGCCATCGCCGGTGAGTCGGTCGATCACCCGCCGGTCAGCCTGTGGCGTCACTTCCCGGAAGAGGACCAGGACGCCGCCACGCTGGCGCGCGTCACGCTCGCCTGGCAGCGCCGTTTCGCTTTCGACT
Protein-coding regions in this window:
- a CDS encoding aldehyde dehydrogenase family protein produces the protein MADFKNYIDGKWVEAKSGATYERRNPATGELIGTYARSGPEDVAAAVEAAKAAFDRWRKLPAPKRGEILFRVGQLLIERKEQLAREMTEEMGKVLTEARGDVQEAIDMTFYMAGEGRRLWGQTTPSELPHKWNMTQRRPIGVVGLITPWNFPIAIPAWKIMPALICGNTVVFKPASYTARSAVRLVQIFEEAGLPPGVLNLVLGTGETVGTALVQHPDVALISFTGSNEVGQQVAVECARLGKRVSLEMGGKNAIIVMDDANLRLALDGIVWSAFGTSGQRCTAASRVIVHEAVFRELADQLDARVSRLKLGNGLDPTTDVGPVVSESQLERVHRYVQIGVEEGAQILTGGQIARDGDLARGHFHQPTIFVDVRPEMRIAQEEIFGPVTALIRVRSLEEAIAVCNGVRYGLSASIFTRDIDKAFRAIEDVHTGIFYVNAGTIGAEIHLPFGGTKATGNGHREAGQAALDVFSEWQSIFIDYSGRLQRAQIDVEQLTADD
- a CDS encoding LLM class F420-dependent oxidoreductase; its protein translation is MRIGVVFPQTEIGSDPAVIRAYAETVEELGYTHLLTYEHVVGVDLAHYPGWRGPYHARHQFHEPFVLFGYLAAVTRHLELVTGVVILPQRQTVLVAKQAAEVDVLSGGRLRLGVGVGWNEAEYIALGMDFHTRGRREEEQITVLRLLWTQPIVSFEGRWHRLPAVGLNPLPVQRPIPIWLGGMSEAARRRAARLADGWMPQWRPTAELHAMVEELREWLVAAGRDPARFGLEGRLTLAQVPRAAWLAEIEAWRRLGATHLCINTMGLGLSSPQAHLDILRELAQTLGLTPIR
- the rmuC gene encoding DNA recombination protein RmuC, which codes for MEGTAIALLAASGVILLALGVLLGRLLARGPAAPPPDLGSLSATLALLQEAARSHAQQLQELGRSVREIALTTGQLQTRLQTSEERHGQLSAGLEKLNLVVGELRSGLAAIHRQQDQTAGRLDHLQQALAAAQQTLSELRRSDEEARRQQEELGRFVARLDAILTGSASRGAAGEHILETFLEQLPAEFKVFDLPIRNRRVEFAFRLPNGKHVPVDSKWVGARQLTELDETASAEARRELEQLLDQRVEEVRAYLDPDLTLGFAVIAVPDAVYRWTQRRHAHALAKGVIVISYSMAIPYFLTLLHLALRFLRDEETMRISQLAHQLEQALQAIQQELNGRYAKGLTMLQNSRDALAEQTARALGTLRQLQTLGQPGGPAALAERNEDEASAQSE